TCTTTTAAGGGCTTTAGAAACCTTAGTTATTTGTGAGGACTTGTAACGAAGAGCCAGATTAGCTCCTCGTTTTGACAATTCCCAAGTGACAAAATACTTTTGAATTATGAACCATCATTTTTTTTCTTTAATCAGGTAAATATAAACCGGAAAATGGTCGCTGTATCCAACTTCGGAAGCCGAATGGCGCAACGGATATCCTTTATATTGTCCTGATTGTTGTATCAAAAAAGATTTGTTGTAAATCCCGGCTTTCCAATAGCGAAAGGTAGAAATATCTGTTTTTAACAACGATTCTGAAATCATGATTTGGTCGAAAATATCCCAAGTATCGCGAAAAGCAATTGTTCCCATTCCGTTTTTGGCCATTTCTTCGAATGGATTGTATATTCCTTTTGGGACAACGTCGTTCTTATTTCCTTTGGCTCCGAGCGCTATTTTGACGCTTTTATTATAGGAACCATCATTTAAATCGCCCATCGTAATGACTTTTGCCTTTGGATTTATGCGCTGCAAAGAATCGATAATTCTCCTGTTTAACGCTCCTGCGGCTTCTCGATACGGGCTTGATTTTTTTTCGCCTCCGGAACGCGAAGGCCAGTGATTGACAATAATATTGATTTCCTCGCCGTCCAGAAATCCGGTGACCAAAAGCTGATCTCGGGTGTAAACGCGGTAATTCTTCGTGCTTATTTGCGTGATATCATCTGTTTTTTCGTCGGATTCCGTTTTAGTGTTTTCTTTGATTTTATTTTCCTTTCGATAGACATATAAAGGAATGTTACTGTAATTTGTGGGTTGAAATTGCTTTTTTCGATACAATAAAGCAACGTCAATTCCTCTTTTATCGGGAGAATCAAAATGAATTATACCGTACTCT
This region of Flavobacterium lacustre genomic DNA includes:
- a CDS encoding endonuclease/exonuclease/phosphatase family protein, producing MRITPLISFLILLFSIPKTTAQQKNYVIHTAAFYNFENLFDTINDPQTNDDEWTPKGTQHWTSQKYQQKLQNLAQVLAEIGSAENPDSPTFIGGCEIENRSVLEDLVKQTKLINKEYGIIHFDSPDKRGIDVALLYRKKQFQPTNYSNIPLYVYRKENKIKENTKTESDEKTDDITQISTKNYRVYTRDQLLVTGFLDGEEINIIVNHWPSRSGGEKKSSPYREAAGALNRRIIDSLQRINPKAKVITMGDLNDGSYNKSVKIALGAKGNKNDVVPKGIYNPFEEMAKNGMGTIAFRDTWDIFDQIMISESLLKTDISTFRYWKAGIYNKSFLIQQSGQYKGYPLRHSASEVGYSDHFPVYIYLIKEKK